In Dethiosulfovibrio faecalis, a genomic segment contains:
- a CDS encoding aspartate kinase: protein MERDGQRVVLKFGGSSVGSAEKIRAVSERISGFLERGCKVAVVVSAMGDTTDRLLELARSVAPDGPCPRELDQLLATGEQQSIALLSMALSNLGIESRSFSGSQAGFMAFGRHGEGRIKSVDPRRVVSCMDRNVVAVVAGFQGIDEDGDVITLGRGGSDLSAIALAAALDAENCYIFTDVDGIYTADPRVVEKAYKLDNLSWDECLEMTVAGAKVLQARSVEMAIRSGINVCVASSFDEGKEGTWIMRDCIEEKAAVRAVSQDDDAARVAFDGCCDPCNVARRLSEKGIVAQLVVQDGRAIFLIRRSRLEETLRICGELKVSGLRWEEGLSRVSIVGAGLANHPEVSSQILSVLDEIGVEVEMLLPSAMSVTCVVKASDGKETVRALHGRFLEGGFVLCA, encoded by the coding sequence ATGGAAAGGGATGGCCAAAGGGTCGTACTGAAATTCGGAGGAAGTTCCGTCGGCTCGGCGGAGAAGATACGGGCCGTTTCGGAGAGGATTTCTGGATTTCTGGAGAGAGGTTGCAAGGTCGCGGTAGTCGTGTCGGCCATGGGAGACACCACCGACAGGTTGCTCGAGCTCGCTCGTTCAGTCGCTCCCGACGGGCCCTGTCCAAGGGAGCTGGATCAGCTTTTGGCTACCGGGGAACAGCAGTCCATAGCCCTGTTGAGCATGGCCTTGAGTAACCTTGGCATAGAGAGCAGATCCTTCTCCGGATCGCAGGCCGGCTTTATGGCCTTCGGCCGCCATGGCGAGGGTCGTATCAAGTCCGTGGATCCTCGCAGGGTCGTCTCCTGTATGGATCGAAACGTGGTCGCCGTGGTGGCGGGATTCCAGGGAATAGACGAAGACGGAGACGTTATAACTCTGGGACGGGGAGGGTCGGACCTCTCAGCCATAGCCCTCGCGGCGGCACTGGATGCCGAAAATTGTTACATATTCACCGACGTGGATGGAATATACACTGCCGATCCCAGAGTCGTGGAAAAAGCTTACAAGCTGGACAACCTCTCCTGGGATGAATGTCTGGAGATGACCGTGGCTGGAGCCAAGGTTCTCCAGGCGAGAAGCGTGGAGATGGCTATAAGAAGCGGCATAAACGTGTGTGTCGCCTCCAGTTTCGACGAGGGAAAGGAAGGGACCTGGATCATGAGGGATTGCATAGAGGAAAAAGCCGCAGTGAGGGCCGTATCCCAGGACGATGACGCAGCCAGGGTCGCTTTCGACGGTTGTTGCGATCCGTGTAACGTCGCCCGCAGACTATCCGAAAAAGGCATAGTGGCTCAGCTGGTTGTTCAGGACGGAAGGGCCATCTTCCTCATAAGGAGGAGCAGGCTCGAGGAAACCCTCAGGATCTGCGGCGAGCTTAAAGTCTCGGGACTGCGTTGGGAGGAGGGGCTTTCCAGGGTGTCCATAGTCGGTGCCGGGCTTGCAAACCATCCGGAGGTCTCCTCTCAGATATTGTCGGTTTTGGATGAGATCGGTGTCGAGGTGGAGATGCTTTTGCCATCGGCCATGTCGGTCACCTGCGTCGTAAAGGCTTCCGATGGAAAGGAGACTGTCCGTGCGCTTCACGGACGATTCTTAGAGGGAGGGTTCGTACTATGCGCGTAG
- a CDS encoding molecular chaperone DnaJ — protein sequence MKYDPETMKVKLCKKCKGLGFAIGKSGEKFGCPECSGSGRVVMKVLKDEFALDELNENLTFDRETMKIRVCKSCAGLGAFIYGPDDSRPCQDCGGTGRIVVQQISTEYQLHHLDEFEE from the coding sequence ATGAAGTACGATCCGGAGACAATGAAGGTCAAGCTGTGCAAAAAATGCAAAGGACTCGGTTTCGCCATAGGGAAAAGCGGCGAGAAGTTCGGATGTCCCGAGTGCAGCGGATCAGGCCGAGTCGTGATGAAGGTGCTTAAAGACGAATTCGCCCTGGACGAGTTGAACGAAAACCTGACGTTCGACAGAGAGACTATGAAGATCCGGGTGTGTAAAAGCTGCGCCGGTCTTGGGGCCTTCATATACGGTCCCGACGACAGCCGTCCCTGTCAGGATTGCGGTGGAACCGGGCGGATAGTGGTCCAGCAGATATCCACCGAGTACCAGCTTCACCATCTTGACGAATTCGAGGAGTGA
- the cobT gene encoding nicotinate mononucleotide-dependent phosphoribosyltransferase CobT, whose translation MERYHRERSSAMFILVVGSTDISKIPGISAAGANLNVLPYTAPADADMIWWGRPRVVDWVPLDPQGHPTPAIITRAARIESDFPVTLVKAGTSVAPKAPYVETGASPGLNPGETTSLPDGDELFQRGRELARSLSADNAPLVIGESVPGGTTTASLVLEALGYRGMVSSAGPENPTDLKRRLRDEAFSRLGIERGGLAERGLIALKELGDPMQPIVAGLVSGAPREKEIVLAGGTQMLAVAAAARHMGISRPITVATTCYVTRDESADFKGLAEAIGVNTWSAPLDFSDSPWTGLSDYEKGYVKEGAGAGGAVWYAERLGISSSQVISSTEKLYGAMVETNA comes from the coding sequence ATGGAACGATACCACAGAGAGAGGAGTTCTGCCATGTTCATCCTAGTCGTAGGATCGACGGATATAAGCAAAATACCGGGAATCTCCGCAGCGGGGGCGAATCTAAATGTACTTCCCTACACCGCCCCGGCCGACGCCGACATGATCTGGTGGGGAAGACCAAGAGTGGTGGATTGGGTACCTCTGGACCCTCAGGGACACCCGACCCCGGCCATAATAACCAGGGCCGCCAGGATCGAGAGCGATTTTCCCGTGACGTTGGTGAAGGCCGGCACGTCGGTGGCCCCCAAGGCCCCTTATGTGGAGACCGGCGCAAGCCCGGGGTTGAACCCCGGCGAGACCACTTCACTGCCTGACGGGGACGAGCTGTTTCAAAGAGGCCGGGAACTGGCCCGTTCCCTATCCGCCGACAACGCCCCCCTGGTGATAGGCGAATCTGTGCCGGGAGGAACCACGACGGCTTCTCTGGTCCTGGAAGCCCTGGGATACAGGGGGATGGTCTCCTCCGCAGGCCCTGAAAACCCGACCGATCTCAAGCGCCGTCTGAGAGACGAGGCTTTTTCGAGGTTGGGGATAGAGCGAGGAGGATTGGCGGAGAGAGGACTTATAGCCCTGAAGGAATTAGGCGACCCTATGCAGCCCATCGTGGCAGGGTTGGTATCGGGGGCCCCTAGGGAAAAGGAGATCGTGCTGGCAGGGGGAACCCAGATGTTGGCCGTCGCGGCGGCGGCAAGACACATGGGGATATCCAGGCCTATCACTGTGGCCACCACCTGCTACGTGACAAGAGATGAAAGCGCAGACTTCAAAGGTCTGGCCGAGGCGATAGGAGTGAATACATGGTCGGCACCTCTGGATTTCTCCGATTCGCCCTGGACGGGATTGAGCGACTACGAAAAGGGATACGTCAAGGAAGGAGCGGGGGCTGGCGGCGCCGTTTGGTACGCCGAGAGACTCGGGATCTCCTCCTCTCAGGTGATATCCTCGACGGAAAAACTCTACGGCGCTATGGTCGAAACGAATGCATAA
- a CDS encoding NAD(P)/FAD-dependent oxidoreductase, whose translation MRYDAIIVGSGPAGIFAALELVKADKKVLILDKGKLIKERICPIIAGKATSCINCPSCSVVSGWGGAGSASDGKLTITTGFGGNLEEYIGESALIELIESVDSTFVEHGADPNYYEPKGDMVKDTIRRAASVGIKVLPAKIRHIGTDASREVLDNMYKTLKDRCDIMMNTFVEDIVVENGEAKGVILKDGTRYEADTIIATPGRDGASWLEKVVRRLELPIASMPVDIGVRVEVPDSVCQDLTEHFYEVKCLYNTPTFDDRCRTFCMNPSGYVVSEYNKGHDLVTVNGHSLKNTKSNNTNFSILVTKNFTHPFQDPIGYATHIARLANMLAGGGILVQRLGDLKDGRRSTTSRIERGMIEQTGSAEPGDLSLVLPHRHMTDIVEFLDALNVIMPGVNQNDTLLYGVEIKLYSLRVQLKDSLEVPTVKKLFMAGDGAGVSRGIIQAAASGVVAARSAIKIMG comes from the coding sequence ATGAGATACGACGCCATCATCGTCGGATCCGGTCCCGCTGGGATATTCGCGGCCCTGGAGCTGGTGAAGGCCGACAAAAAGGTCCTCATTCTGGACAAGGGGAAGCTCATAAAGGAGAGGATCTGCCCGATCATAGCCGGCAAGGCCACCTCCTGCATAAACTGCCCCAGCTGTAGCGTCGTCTCCGGCTGGGGGGGAGCCGGTTCCGCATCGGACGGCAAGCTTACCATAACCACCGGATTCGGAGGGAACCTGGAGGAATACATCGGCGAATCCGCCCTGATAGAGCTTATAGAGTCTGTAGACTCCACCTTCGTGGAACACGGCGCCGATCCCAACTACTACGAGCCTAAGGGCGACATGGTCAAGGACACCATCAGAAGAGCCGCCAGCGTAGGCATAAAGGTGCTTCCCGCTAAGATACGCCATATCGGAACGGACGCCTCCCGAGAGGTTTTAGACAACATGTATAAAACCCTCAAGGACCGATGCGACATAATGATGAACACCTTCGTGGAAGACATCGTCGTTGAGAACGGAGAGGCGAAGGGAGTGATCCTGAAAGACGGCACGAGGTACGAAGCCGACACAATCATAGCCACCCCCGGGCGGGACGGAGCCTCCTGGCTGGAGAAGGTAGTTCGCAGGCTGGAGCTTCCTATAGCGTCCATGCCGGTGGACATAGGGGTAAGGGTGGAGGTCCCCGACAGCGTGTGTCAGGACCTGACCGAACACTTCTACGAGGTGAAGTGCCTCTACAACACTCCGACCTTCGACGATCGCTGCCGTACATTCTGCATGAATCCGTCGGGCTACGTGGTGTCGGAGTACAACAAGGGACACGACCTCGTTACAGTGAACGGACACAGCCTTAAAAACACCAAGTCGAACAACACCAACTTCTCCATCCTGGTGACTAAAAACTTCACCCATCCGTTCCAGGATCCCATAGGCTACGCCACCCATATAGCCAGACTGGCGAATATGCTGGCTGGAGGGGGAATCTTGGTCCAGAGACTGGGCGACCTTAAGGACGGCAGAAGGTCCACCACATCCAGGATCGAGAGAGGCATGATCGAGCAGACCGGATCGGCCGAACCGGGAGATCTGAGCCTGGTGCTCCCTCACAGGCACATGACCGACATAGTGGAATTTCTGGACGCACTGAACGTCATAATGCCGGGGGTCAACCAAAACGACACTCTCCTGTACGGAGTCGAGATAAAGCTCTACTCCCTGAGGGTACAGCTCAAGGACTCCCTGGAGGTCCCGACGGTGAAAAAACTGTTCATGGCCGGGGACGGAGCGGGGGTAAGTCGAGGAATAATACAGGCCGCCGCCAGCGGCGTAGTGGCCGCCCGATCGGCGATAAAAATCATGGGATGA
- the tsaA gene encoding tRNA (N6-threonylcarbamoyladenosine(37)-N6)-methyltransferase TrmO codes for MRKKHEIEPLGVIRSPYKSKEEIPRQGHFEPEVEAVAVLDEKWREGMKGLELCDRLVFLFLFDRSEGAKLTANAHWLDGEKGVFATRSPNRPNGIGMTEVEVVSIEGLEIRFRGPDMLDGTPLIDIKPVVDTSRSND; via the coding sequence ATGAGGAAAAAACACGAGATAGAGCCTTTGGGGGTGATCAGATCCCCCTATAAGAGCAAGGAGGAAATACCCCGTCAGGGACATTTCGAGCCTGAAGTGGAGGCTGTGGCCGTCCTCGATGAAAAGTGGAGAGAGGGAATGAAAGGACTCGAGCTTTGCGACAGACTGGTGTTCCTCTTCCTCTTCGATCGTTCCGAAGGGGCGAAACTGACCGCCAACGCTCACTGGCTGGACGGAGAGAAAGGGGTCTTCGCCACCAGGAGCCCGAACCGGCCTAACGGAATAGGGATGACCGAGGTGGAGGTGGTCTCGATAGAAGGACTGGAGATCCGGTTTAGAGGCCCCGACATGCTGGACGGGACTCCACTGATAGACATAAAACCGGTGGTGGATACGAGCAGGTCCAACGATTAA
- a CDS encoding ABC transporter ATP-binding protein: MSLKVENLGFRWGKEWVFRDVSFSLSSGEMLAVMGPNGVGKTTLLRCLNGILKPHEGVVSIDGVAVSSMSREDIARSMGYVPQFTQPQRMTVFDSVLLGRRPHIGWSVTDKDLNVVESVLSLLDLGSFRLRYLDRLSGGERQKVAVARALVQDPSVLLLDEPTASLDMKNRLELMDIVAHVVHGHGLAAVTTIHDVNGAMRYADRCLFLKGGTVERCCAPLEVSVSTIREVYDVEVDILDHRGVPVVVPGGVGR, translated from the coding sequence ATGTCGCTCAAGGTCGAAAATCTAGGCTTCCGATGGGGTAAGGAATGGGTATTCAGGGACGTATCCTTCTCCCTGTCTTCCGGCGAGATGCTCGCCGTCATGGGGCCTAACGGGGTAGGCAAGACCACCTTGCTCCGATGTCTGAACGGCATACTGAAGCCTCACGAGGGAGTTGTCTCGATCGACGGAGTGGCGGTATCGTCCATGTCCAGGGAGGACATCGCCAGATCCATGGGTTACGTTCCTCAGTTTACCCAGCCTCAGAGGATGACGGTGTTCGACTCGGTCCTCCTGGGCAGAAGGCCCCATATCGGCTGGTCCGTCACCGATAAGGACCTGAACGTGGTTGAGAGCGTCTTGTCCCTTCTGGATCTGGGTTCCTTCAGACTTCGTTATCTGGACAGGCTTAGCGGAGGGGAGAGACAGAAGGTCGCTGTGGCCAGGGCTCTGGTCCAGGATCCGTCGGTTCTTCTACTGGACGAGCCTACCGCTAGTCTGGACATGAAAAACCGTCTCGAGTTAATGGATATAGTGGCCCACGTGGTCCATGGCCACGGCCTGGCGGCTGTGACGACCATACACGACGTGAACGGAGCTATGAGGTATGCCGACAGATGTCTCTTCCTTAAAGGAGGAACGGTGGAGCGATGCTGCGCTCCACTGGAGGTGTCGGTCTCGACCATAAGGGAAGTGTACGACGTGGAGGTTGACATTTTGGACCATCGGGGGGTTCCAGTAGTCGTTCCTGGAGGTGTCGGAAGATGA
- a CDS encoding FecCD family ABC transporter permease, with translation MHLDGVEVSLSYKKYAGKKRLFLLVLVALTLSAFMLSLSVGVSGMTVPQVIRGFLGLSEGRDSLILWNIRLPQAIAAVVAGAGLSLSGVAMQAILRNPLGSPFTLGFSHAGAFGAALTVMLIGNLSERAPYWLLSFGPGIVAVGAFCFCMVATAVILAISATRGAAPETMVLCGVALGSLFTAGTMFLQYFADDVQLAAIVFWTFGDLARADWQDLAVMTAVLLPAGGYFFLRRWDFNAIEAGDETARGLGVDVSRLRLRGLVISALIVSITVSYLGVIGFVGLVCPHAIRRMIGDDYRYLVPASAVAGALLLLLADTAARQILSPHVLPVAVLTSFLGAPAFLWLLLRGGK, from the coding sequence ATGCATCTGGACGGAGTCGAGGTCTCTCTTTCCTATAAAAAATATGCCGGTAAAAAACGGCTTTTTCTTCTGGTTTTAGTCGCTTTGACTCTATCGGCCTTTATGCTGTCTCTTTCCGTGGGGGTCTCAGGAATGACGGTGCCCCAGGTTATCAGGGGTTTCCTGGGGTTGTCGGAGGGGCGGGATTCCCTGATACTATGGAACATTCGACTTCCTCAGGCCATAGCAGCCGTCGTCGCCGGAGCGGGATTGTCTCTGTCGGGCGTGGCCATGCAGGCCATCCTCAGAAACCCTCTGGGCTCTCCCTTTACCCTGGGGTTTTCCCACGCCGGAGCCTTTGGTGCGGCCTTGACGGTTATGTTGATAGGGAATCTGTCTGAAAGAGCTCCTTATTGGCTTCTGTCTTTCGGTCCCGGTATCGTTGCGGTCGGGGCCTTCTGCTTCTGTATGGTCGCGACCGCGGTGATCCTGGCTATATCTGCGACGAGGGGAGCCGCTCCTGAGACCATGGTCCTCTGCGGCGTGGCCCTGGGGTCTTTGTTCACCGCCGGCACAATGTTTCTCCAGTATTTCGCCGACGACGTCCAGTTGGCCGCCATAGTGTTCTGGACCTTCGGGGACCTGGCCAGGGCGGACTGGCAGGATCTGGCCGTGATGACCGCCGTCCTGCTTCCTGCTGGAGGCTATTTCTTCCTTCGACGTTGGGACTTCAACGCGATAGAGGCGGGAGACGAGACCGCCCGGGGCTTGGGAGTCGACGTATCCCGGTTGAGACTCAGGGGATTGGTGATCTCCGCCTTGATCGTTTCGATAACCGTGTCCTATCTGGGGGTTATCGGTTTCGTAGGCTTGGTCTGCCCCCACGCTATAAGAAGGATGATAGGGGACGATTATCGCTATCTGGTTCCCGCCAGCGCCGTCGCCGGAGCGTTGCTGCTGTTGTTGGCGGACACCGCCGCCAGACAGATCCTGTCTCCCCATGTATTGCCAGTGGCGGTGCTGACCTCCTTTCTGGGCGCTCCCGCCTTTCTGTGGCTGTTGTTGAGAGGAGGAAAATGA
- a CDS encoding iron ABC transporter substrate-binding protein, giving the protein MYRLRRTVAFFIALFSMLWTVTSYAATVTDGLGRDVEVPDEVDRIICSGSGCLRLATYLRLEDKVVAVDSIERRTETFDARPYAIARPEYKTLPLFGEFRGNDSPELILSLDPAPQVIFKTGCTGDEAESLQSKTGIPVVALDYGNLAGKRNRLYESLSIMGQVTDVSDRAKEVVSFFEAAIEDLKTRTADASIEGSAYVGGIAFRGPHGLLSTEPNYPPFLFSGVANVAAEGKGAKSRHAVVSKEALLKWDPKFIFVDLSTITAVGGGALKELADDPLWRGLSAVEKGDIYGVLPYNWYTQNFGNILADAYFVGSLLFPDRFEDVDPGDKADEIYAFLVGKPVFSKLNDCFKGKVFRKLVPGEI; this is encoded by the coding sequence ATGTACCGCTTGAGAAGAACTGTAGCTTTTTTCATTGCCTTGTTTTCCATGCTTTGGACTGTAACCTCTTACGCTGCCACCGTGACGGACGGATTGGGTAGAGATGTGGAGGTCCCCGACGAGGTAGACAGGATAATCTGTTCCGGATCGGGATGTCTCAGACTGGCCACCTATCTTCGACTGGAGGACAAGGTCGTTGCGGTTGACAGCATAGAGAGGAGAACTGAGACTTTCGACGCTAGGCCCTACGCCATCGCCAGACCGGAGTATAAGACCCTGCCGTTGTTCGGCGAGTTCAGAGGCAACGACAGTCCGGAGCTGATCCTCTCTCTGGATCCCGCCCCTCAGGTGATATTCAAGACCGGCTGCACCGGCGACGAAGCCGAAAGTCTCCAGTCCAAGACAGGTATTCCCGTCGTCGCCCTGGACTACGGAAATCTGGCAGGAAAGAGGAATAGACTGTACGAGTCCCTCTCCATAATGGGGCAGGTGACCGATGTCTCCGACAGGGCGAAGGAAGTGGTGAGTTTCTTCGAAGCCGCCATAGAAGACCTTAAAACGAGAACCGCCGATGCCTCCATAGAGGGTTCCGCCTACGTGGGAGGAATAGCCTTCAGAGGTCCTCACGGACTGTTGTCCACAGAGCCTAATTATCCTCCCTTCTTGTTTTCCGGAGTGGCGAACGTGGCGGCAGAGGGCAAGGGGGCCAAGAGTAGACATGCGGTGGTATCCAAGGAGGCCCTGTTGAAATGGGATCCGAAATTCATCTTCGTTGATCTGTCCACCATAACGGCGGTCGGAGGGGGAGCTTTGAAGGAACTGGCCGACGATCCTCTGTGGAGAGGGCTCTCCGCCGTGGAGAAAGGCGACATCTACGGGGTATTACCCTATAACTGGTACACCCAAAACTTCGGGAATATCCTTGCGGACGCTTATTTCGTGGGGTCGCTGCTCTTTCCCGATCGATTCGAGGACGTTGATCCCGGAGATAAGGCCGACGAGATATACGCTTTTCTCGTAGGGAAACCCGTCTTTTCCAAGTTAAACGATTGCTTTAAAGGCAAGGTATTCCGTAAACTCGTGCCGGGAGAGATCTAG
- the nudC gene encoding NAD(+) diphosphatase: MKLKENSFVFRGEEVLIPEMDGIELPRELDYISTGKVDGVGTWRELHVDTDLKGWRAVPRRALWELIGEISFAKANRLYAEMDWRKNSRFCGRCGTPMEDGEDNGRVCPKCGYRIYPIISPAVIVAVERGNRILLAHNSVFPSGRYSVLAGFVDLGESLEETLRREIREEVGIEISNISYFDSQSWPFPRSLMVAFQARWAYGEIEVDGKEIDRADWFAPEDLPEIPGSVSVSRRLIDDFIRRNS; encoded by the coding sequence GTGAAATTGAAGGAGAACAGTTTCGTATTTCGAGGCGAAGAGGTGCTTATCCCGGAGATGGACGGGATCGAGTTACCTCGGGAACTTGATTACATATCGACGGGAAAAGTCGATGGCGTGGGCACGTGGAGAGAGCTCCACGTGGATACCGACCTGAAAGGGTGGAGGGCCGTACCTAGAAGGGCCCTATGGGAGCTGATAGGAGAGATATCCTTCGCAAAGGCCAATCGTCTCTACGCCGAGATGGATTGGCGTAAAAACAGCCGGTTCTGCGGCAGATGCGGTACTCCCATGGAAGACGGAGAGGACAACGGCCGGGTCTGTCCTAAATGTGGTTACAGGATATACCCTATAATCTCCCCTGCCGTGATAGTGGCGGTAGAGAGGGGAAATCGTATCCTCCTGGCCCACAACTCGGTCTTTCCCTCCGGCAGGTACAGCGTCCTGGCGGGCTTCGTGGACCTGGGAGAAAGCCTGGAGGAGACCTTGAGGAGGGAGATCAGGGAGGAGGTCGGAATAGAGATATCGAACATAAGCTATTTCGACAGCCAGTCGTGGCCGTTTCCCCGGTCTCTCATGGTGGCCTTTCAGGCCCGATGGGCCTACGGCGAAATAGAGGTCGACGGTAAAGAGATAGACAGGGCTGACTGGTTCGCTCCCGAGGATCTTCCCGAGATCCCCGGAAGCGTCAGCGTATCACGAAGATTGATAGACGATTTTATCAGGAGAAACTCCTGA
- the trpB gene encoding tryptophan synthase subunit beta has protein sequence MTVTTVDNAAKKGYYGAFGGRFVPESLERPLEELSEAFLDAASDPEFEREYMRLMREYVGRPSAITECLNLEDKLGGGRLFLKREDLNHTGAHKINNAIGQALLAKRMGKTRLIAETGAGMHGTASATVAALMGMECVVYMGAVDVARQAPNVSRMKLLGAKVVSVTQGQGVLKDAVDAALNAYVEDPEAFYLLGSAVGPAPYPSMVRHFQSIIGKEARQQILDREGRLPDEIVACVGGGSNAIGLFSGFLDDASVAITGVEPAGKGLETGEHAATLVVGSPGMIHGFKSYVLTDENGDPAPVYSISAGLDYPGVGPEHSYLKDSGRATYVAVTDEEALDAFHLLCRTEGIIPALESSHALAYAIKRLPRMGSDEILLVNLSGRGDKDMDQIMALEK, from the coding sequence ATGACCGTAACGACCGTCGATAACGCCGCTAAAAAAGGATACTATGGAGCTTTTGGAGGTAGATTCGTCCCGGAGTCGTTGGAGAGGCCCTTGGAGGAGCTTTCCGAGGCCTTCCTGGATGCCGCGTCGGACCCGGAGTTCGAGAGGGAATATATGCGTCTCATGAGGGAGTACGTAGGGCGTCCCTCCGCGATTACCGAGTGTCTTAACCTCGAAGATAAACTTGGAGGGGGCCGTCTATTTCTGAAAAGGGAGGACCTGAACCATACCGGAGCCCACAAGATAAACAACGCCATAGGACAGGCCCTGTTGGCCAAAAGGATGGGAAAGACCCGTCTCATAGCCGAGACCGGTGCGGGTATGCATGGAACCGCCTCCGCCACTGTGGCGGCCCTGATGGGGATGGAATGCGTGGTCTATATGGGAGCCGTGGACGTAGCACGCCAGGCTCCCAACGTCAGCAGGATGAAGCTGCTAGGGGCTAAGGTGGTGTCGGTGACCCAGGGACAGGGAGTCCTGAAGGACGCAGTTGACGCCGCCCTTAACGCCTACGTCGAGGATCCCGAGGCTTTCTACCTTCTCGGGTCGGCGGTGGGGCCCGCTCCCTATCCTTCCATGGTCCGTCATTTTCAGAGCATCATAGGCAAAGAGGCCCGACAGCAGATACTGGACAGAGAGGGCCGTCTACCCGACGAGATAGTGGCCTGCGTCGGAGGTGGCAGCAACGCCATCGGTCTTTTCTCCGGTTTTCTCGACGACGCCTCTGTGGCTATAACAGGGGTGGAGCCAGCCGGTAAGGGGCTGGAGACGGGAGAGCATGCAGCCACCCTCGTCGTAGGATCTCCTGGCATGATACACGGTTTCAAGAGTTACGTCCTCACCGACGAAAACGGAGATCCCGCTCCGGTGTATTCTATCTCCGCCGGATTGGACTACCCCGGAGTGGGCCCGGAGCACTCCTACCTCAAGGACAGCGGCAGGGCTACCTATGTGGCCGTTACAGATGAGGAGGCCCTCGATGCCTTTCATCTTCTCTGTCGAACCGAGGGGATAATACCGGCTCTCGAAAGCTCCCACGCCCTGGCATATGCGATAAAGAGGCTACCCCGGATGGGTTCCGACGAGATCCTCCTGGTCAACCTGTCCGGCCGGGGAGACAAGGATATGGACCAGATCATGGCTCTCGAGAAATAG
- a CDS encoding MFS transporter, protein MSFVKIGAFSALGSRNYRLFFTGQGVSLTGFWIQRVAMGWLVYRLTDSAFLLGAVDFASQIPLLFLSTFAGVLMERWDLRRLMVICQTLCMVHAGVLAGLTLTGTVNYIHVLALGVLLGVVNAFELPARQTFVIQLVDRPEDLGNAVALNSSLFNVARLIGPSVAGFCIAAFGEGICFGINSACYLATLAALMALRLRPQEVSREREPFWEGFVSGISYVRSFLPIRDVLISLALLSFAGLPYLVLLPIFAKEILHGGPTLLGLLTGASGLGALAGSIRLAVRKTPVGLMRVMAISLSFFGISLAAFSLSLWAPMSILLIIAVGFGMVSVLVAGNTLIQTLVEEDKRSRVMSLYVVSLTGTAPIGSLVAGTVASFIGARATLAMGGAVCLLIGVVLLKRGDLLWSLAEPIYRKKGLI, encoded by the coding sequence ATGTCTTTTGTGAAGATAGGGGCGTTTTCCGCCCTTGGATCGAGGAATTACAGGCTTTTTTTCACAGGGCAGGGCGTTTCTCTGACTGGTTTTTGGATTCAAAGGGTCGCTATGGGGTGGCTGGTATATCGTCTGACCGACTCGGCTTTTCTGTTAGGAGCCGTGGATTTCGCCAGTCAGATTCCGTTGTTATTCCTTTCAACCTTTGCGGGGGTCTTGATGGAACGCTGGGACCTGAGGCGTCTGATGGTGATCTGCCAGACTCTATGCATGGTTCACGCCGGAGTGCTTGCCGGATTGACCCTTACCGGAACAGTCAATTATATACACGTTTTGGCACTAGGGGTTTTATTGGGCGTGGTGAACGCTTTCGAGCTCCCGGCCCGTCAGACCTTCGTCATTCAGCTCGTGGATCGGCCTGAGGATCTGGGAAACGCTGTGGCGCTCAACTCCTCTCTGTTCAACGTCGCCCGACTGATAGGCCCATCGGTAGCGGGGTTTTGCATAGCCGCCTTCGGCGAGGGGATATGTTTCGGTATAAACAGCGCCTGTTATCTGGCCACCTTGGCGGCTTTGATGGCTCTCCGGCTGCGTCCTCAGGAGGTTTCTCGGGAGCGGGAGCCCTTTTGGGAGGGATTTGTCTCCGGCATCAGTTACGTCCGTTCCTTTCTTCCCATAAGGGACGTCCTGATATCTCTGGCTCTACTGAGCTTTGCCGGTTTGCCCTATCTGGTCCTTTTGCCGATATTCGCCAAGGAGATCCTGCACGGCGGTCCCACACTGCTTGGTCTGTTGACCGGTGCGTCCGGGCTCGGAGCCCTGGCCGGATCGATAAGGCTGGCCGTCAGGAAGACCCCGGTGGGCCTCATGAGGGTTATGGCCATCTCTCTTTCTTTCTTCGGCATCTCCTTGGCCGCTTTCTCCCTCTCTCTCTGGGCTCCTATGTCGATATTGCTTATAATCGCAGTGGGGTTCGGCATGGTGTCGGTTTTGGTGGCGGGCAACACGTTGATACAGACCTTGGTGGAAGAGGACAAGAGGAGCAGGGTGATGTCCCTCTACGTGGTTTCCCTGACGGGAACCGCCCCTATCGGAAGCCTCGTGGCAGGGACGGTGGCCTCTTTCATCGGAGCCAGGGCCACGTTGGCCATGGGAGGGGCGGTCTGTCTCCTGATAGGGGTGGTTTTGCTCAAGAGGGGCGACCTCCTATGGAGTCTGGCCGAGCCGATATACAGAAAAAAGGGGCTGATTTGA